One genomic segment of Chryseobacterium phocaeense includes these proteins:
- a CDS encoding leucine-rich repeat domain-containing protein, protein MKTKEELRLKFENGDRPRQENFWEWMDSYWHKDEKIEMAKIAGLENGLPRFNDFYAEIDEEGNASLAHLQVRRLFIKPGTLHIPDRFASNTGISEVILANSVVSIGADAFSNNVLKSVTITEQVATVGERAFMGTYLTSLTILPGVKEIKDSAFADNKLTSLYVPPSVTLIRPNAFNFNPGLSSVMLDKATQYYADAFGANTRVIGGTLIADM, encoded by the coding sequence ATGAAAACAAAAGAAGAATTAAGGCTCAAGTTCGAGAACGGAGACAGGCCCAGACAGGAGAATTTCTGGGAATGGATGGACTCTTACTGGCACAAAGACGAGAAAATAGAGATGGCTAAAATTGCCGGTCTGGAAAACGGACTTCCCCGCTTCAATGACTTTTACGCTGAAATTGACGAAGAAGGAAATGCATCTCTGGCCCATTTACAGGTCCGAAGATTATTTATAAAGCCGGGAACATTACATATTCCGGATAGGTTTGCCAGCAATACAGGAATCTCGGAAGTGATCCTTGCCAACAGCGTGGTCAGTATCGGAGCTGATGCTTTCAGCAATAATGTATTAAAATCAGTAACAATCACTGAACAGGTTGCCACTGTTGGTGAACGGGCATTTATGGGCACTTATCTGACTTCATTAACGATCTTACCGGGAGTCAAAGAAATCAAGGATTCGGCCTTCGCCGATAATAAACTTACGTCATTATATGTGCCGCCGAGTGTTACTCTGATCCGTCCGAATGCATTCAATTTTAACCCGGGATTATCCTCTGTCATGCTGGACAAAGCCACTCAGTATTATGCTGATGCATTTGGAGCCAACACAAGGGTTATCGGCGGAACCTTAATCGCTGATATGTAA
- a CDS encoding patatin-like phospholipase family protein, whose protein sequence is MKKTTILSLDGGGIRGIITCIILRYIEEQLQYHDNPGAKLGDYFDLVAGSSTGGLIASIILCPDEHRKAKYSIQKGLELYAEKGGDIFQVSFWEKLVNPFGLLNEKISQEALEKNLNDFFGTLELKEFIKPCLITSYDIENRRAKLFNSWEANLSTDNFYVKDICRATSAAPTYFTPVQIKSMYGQIFSLIDGGMFANNPALCAYAEARKIPFAEVLKNHQKANHPGVNDMIMISIGTGIEARPYSFRKLQKSGKIGWVNPIIDILMSANAETVDYQLCQMFQTLGQRNQKNYYRLNPSLKNASPAMDNVRRSNIENLIQAGLSYIDDNRETLNQIVQKLIRNKI, encoded by the coding sequence ATGAAAAAGACAACCATTCTTTCTTTGGACGGGGGCGGAATAAGGGGTATTATCACCTGCATTATTCTCCGCTACATAGAAGAGCAGCTTCAGTATCATGATAACCCGGGGGCCAAGCTCGGTGACTATTTTGATCTGGTAGCCGGAAGCAGCACAGGCGGACTGATTGCTTCTATTATTCTGTGTCCCGATGAACACCGGAAAGCGAAATATTCTATCCAGAAAGGATTAGAATTATACGCTGAAAAGGGAGGCGACATCTTTCAGGTTTCTTTCTGGGAAAAGCTGGTCAATCCGTTTGGCCTGCTTAATGAAAAAATTTCCCAGGAAGCCCTTGAAAAAAATTTGAATGACTTTTTTGGAACTTTAGAACTTAAAGAATTTATAAAACCATGCTTAATCACCAGCTATGACATTGAAAACAGAAGAGCCAAGCTCTTTAATTCCTGGGAAGCGAATCTGAGCACAGATAATTTTTATGTAAAAGACATCTGCAGGGCTACTTCGGCTGCACCTACGTATTTCACTCCTGTACAGATCAAATCCATGTACGGGCAGATCTTCAGCCTTATAGACGGCGGTATGTTTGCGAATAATCCGGCGCTATGTGCTTATGCAGAAGCCCGAAAGATCCCTTTTGCAGAAGTATTGAAAAATCATCAGAAAGCGAATCATCCGGGTGTGAATGATATGATCATGATCTCCATAGGAACCGGTATTGAGGCGAGACCTTATTCTTTCAGGAAACTGCAGAAATCGGGGAAAATCGGCTGGGTAAATCCCATCATTGATATCCTGATGTCTGCCAATGCAGAAACGGTGGATTACCAGCTCTGCCAGATGTTTCAGACGTTGGGGCAGCGGAATCAGAAAAACTATTACCGCCTGAATCCATCATTAAAAAATGCATCTCCTGCTATGGATAATGTAAGAAGATCAAACATCGAAAACCTGATCCAGGCAGGACTGAGCTATATTGATGATAACAGGGAAACCCTGAACCAGATTGTACAGAAACTGATCCGGAATAAAATATAA
- a CDS encoding M15 family metallopeptidase, which produces MDKITQQRIDKLHPSVRDEVKQIIKECDEALTGRAKVRITQGLRSFEEQEKLYAIGRITSGKKVTNAKAGQSIHNYGLAVDICLMIDGKTASWDTAKDWDNDQVADWYECVKIFARHGWDWGGNWKTFKDLPHFEKKNIRTKKGLIKTAWRTLSRMPRDKQNYILF; this is translated from the coding sequence ATGGACAAAATAACACAACAAAGAATAGACAAGCTCCATCCTTCTGTGAGGGATGAAGTGAAACAAATAATCAAAGAATGTGATGAGGCCTTAACAGGAAGAGCAAAAGTAAGAATCACACAGGGACTGAGATCCTTTGAGGAACAGGAAAAACTCTATGCGATAGGAAGAATCACTTCAGGAAAAAAAGTAACCAATGCCAAAGCCGGACAGAGTATCCATAATTATGGACTTGCCGTTGACATCTGCCTGATGATTGACGGAAAAACAGCAAGCTGGGATACCGCAAAAGACTGGGACAATGATCAGGTAGCAGACTGGTATGAATGTGTAAAGATTTTCGCACGACACGGCTGGGACTGGGGCGGAAACTGGAAGACGTTCAAAGACCTTCCGCACTTTGAAAAAAAGAATATCCGGACCAAAAAAGGCCTGATTAAAACCGCCTGGCGAACGCTATCCAGGATGCCAAGAGATAAACAGAATTATATCCTATTTTAA
- a CDS encoding Na+/H+ antiporter: protein MHTNLPFFLAMIAAIVLLNMWATKLKIAYPILLVVFGLLVSFVPGLPVVKVDPDLIFFIFLPPLLFEASWAISFKEMKRWWRIIGSFAFLVVFFTALSVAVAANYFIPGFTIALGFLLGGIVSPPDAVSTGAIMKFVKIPKTTSAILEGESLLNDASSLIIFRFALIAVGTGQFVWQEASLSFLWMVIGGAGIGLLLGWVFVQAHKRLPTDAPSDIALTFVEPYLMYWVAEQMHCSGVLAVVCGGLFMSTRRMVFLNSASRIKGLSVWESVVFILNGIVFLLIGLELPEIVGGLRAEGIPLGTAIKYGVWVTLVLILARIISAYAAMMATLIFRPNVAPRASTRRRSLLMPLFLGWTGMRGVVSLAAALAIPITLENGMPFPYRNLILFITFVVILLTLLVQGLTLPYFINKGHAFQDFMNEDEEEKTRQKIKHELRQHVYHFLKTKHENELQGHAGIERMLKHWEEKTKANDDGWMSGKNKMIFIEMLESQRQYLSELNKDISINEEVIRQHLYQIDLEEERLKMI from the coding sequence ATGCATACCAATTTACCTTTTTTCCTGGCGATGATTGCCGCTATCGTTCTGCTGAATATGTGGGCGACCAAACTGAAGATCGCATACCCGATCCTGCTGGTGGTATTCGGGCTGCTGGTAAGTTTTGTACCCGGCCTGCCGGTGGTAAAAGTAGATCCCGATCTCATTTTCTTTATATTTCTGCCGCCGCTCCTCTTTGAAGCGTCCTGGGCCATTTCCTTTAAAGAGATGAAAAGATGGTGGCGTATTATCGGCAGCTTTGCATTTCTGGTCGTGTTTTTTACGGCACTTTCCGTGGCGGTGGCTGCTAATTATTTTATTCCCGGATTTACCATCGCACTAGGCTTTTTATTGGGAGGAATTGTTTCCCCGCCTGATGCTGTGAGCACGGGAGCCATCATGAAATTTGTAAAGATCCCGAAAACCACTTCAGCCATTTTGGAAGGAGAAAGTTTATTGAATGACGCTTCATCTCTTATCATCTTCCGGTTTGCGCTCATAGCGGTAGGAACAGGACAGTTTGTTTGGCAGGAAGCCTCCCTGAGTTTCCTGTGGATGGTCATTGGCGGAGCGGGAATCGGGCTGCTGCTGGGGTGGGTTTTTGTTCAGGCCCATAAACGCCTTCCTACAGATGCTCCTTCTGATATTGCGCTTACGTTTGTGGAACCTTATCTTATGTATTGGGTGGCGGAACAGATGCATTGCTCCGGTGTGCTTGCTGTAGTATGCGGAGGCTTATTTATGTCCACAAGGCGTATGGTTTTTCTGAATAGTGCCAGCAGGATAAAAGGGCTTAGTGTCTGGGAAAGTGTTGTTTTTATTCTGAATGGAATTGTATTCCTGCTTATCGGTCTGGAGCTTCCGGAAATTGTAGGGGGACTGCGTGCCGAAGGAATTCCGCTGGGAACGGCAATTAAATACGGAGTATGGGTAACCCTTGTCCTCATATTGGCCCGAATCATCAGTGCCTATGCTGCCATGATGGCTACCCTGATCTTCAGACCAAATGTGGCTCCACGTGCATCCACCAGAAGGAGAAGTCTTCTGATGCCTCTTTTTCTTGGATGGACCGGAATGCGGGGTGTGGTGTCTCTGGCGGCAGCACTGGCTATTCCTATTACGCTTGAAAACGGAATGCCTTTTCCCTACAGGAATTTAATACTCTTTATCACATTCGTGGTTATTCTGCTTACTTTGCTGGTTCAGGGGCTTACGTTGCCTTATTTCATTAATAAAGGTCATGCATTTCAGGATTTTATGAATGAAGATGAGGAAGAAAAGACCAGACAGAAAATAAAACATGAGCTGAGGCAGCATGTTTATCATTTCCTTAAAACCAAACACGAAAATGAACTTCAGGGGCATGCGGGCATAGAAAGAATGCTGAAACACTGGGAAGAAAAAACAAAAGCCAATGATGATGGCTGGATGAGCGGAAAAAATAAAATGATTTTTATTGAAATGCTGGAAAGTCAGAGACAATATCTTTCAGAACTGAATAAAGACATCAGCATCAATGAAGAAGTGATCCGTCAGCATCTCTATCAGATAGATCTTGAGGAAGAACGGTTAAAAATGATCTGA
- a CDS encoding Y-family DNA polymerase, which produces MYALVDCNNFFVSCERTLDPSLEGKPVVVLSNNDGCVVSRSKEAKDLGIPMAAPAFKYKDLFKQHDVKSFSAKFELYNYKSQRVIDISKSYVLEYEIYSIDELFLNLSGFKYVDIHEYCLKIKNEILIQENIPVSIGIAPTKTLCKVANRIVKEYPEKFNGVYILDTREKIEKALKWLNIGDVWGIGRKLAAKMHDSGVYKAWDLLQKPEMWVRKIMGIHGVRMLNELKGIRQLELDTPSPKKSIAVTRSFMEMLTRKEEVRERVETFGMYCSEKLRKQNTCCRMVTVFVQTNRFRKDLPEYRNAITQILPNPTNSSILIGRVVNDLFNAIYREGFHYKKAGVIVNDFVPENERLISLFEEDTQNQHLPVMKAMDAMNKKFGKDKVRLGSMSGKNTFGRAQLSPEYETFLKNNTLPEANFRFH; this is translated from the coding sequence ATGTATGCTTTGGTGGACTGCAACAACTTTTTTGTTTCCTGCGAGAGGACTTTGGATCCGTCCCTTGAAGGAAAACCTGTTGTGGTGCTCTCCAATAATGATGGTTGTGTAGTCTCCAGGAGCAAAGAAGCCAAAGACCTCGGTATTCCTATGGCAGCTCCTGCATTCAAATACAAAGACCTTTTCAAACAGCATGATGTGAAAAGTTTTTCTGCGAAATTTGAACTTTATAATTACAAAAGCCAGCGCGTCATCGATATTTCAAAGTCATACGTCCTGGAATATGAAATTTACAGCATTGATGAGCTTTTTCTGAATCTTTCCGGATTTAAATATGTTGATATTCATGAGTATTGTTTAAAGATCAAAAATGAAATCCTGATTCAGGAAAATATCCCCGTAAGCATAGGAATTGCTCCCACCAAAACACTCTGTAAAGTGGCGAACAGGATCGTAAAAGAGTATCCGGAAAAATTTAACGGAGTTTATATCCTTGATACACGTGAAAAAATTGAGAAGGCCCTGAAATGGCTCAATATCGGGGATGTGTGGGGAATAGGACGAAAGCTTGCGGCAAAAATGCATGACAGCGGGGTTTATAAAGCCTGGGATCTTCTTCAGAAGCCTGAGATGTGGGTCCGTAAAATCATGGGTATTCATGGCGTAAGGATGCTCAATGAGCTGAAAGGAATCCGGCAGCTGGAACTGGATACGCCTTCACCTAAAAAATCAATTGCGGTTACCCGGAGCTTTATGGAAATGCTGACCCGGAAAGAAGAGGTAAGGGAACGTGTGGAAACTTTCGGAATGTATTGTTCCGAAAAGCTTCGCAAGCAGAATACCTGCTGCAGGATGGTTACTGTTTTTGTCCAGACCAACCGCTTCAGAAAAGATCTTCCCGAATACCGGAATGCCATAACACAGATTCTTCCCAATCCTACCAATTCCTCTATTTTGATCGGCAGGGTGGTAAATGATCTTTTTAATGCCATTTACCGGGAAGGGTTTCATTATAAAAAAGCAGGTGTTATCGTGAATGATTTCGTTCCCGAAAACGAAAGGCTCATCAGCCTTTTTGAAGAAGACACCCAGAACCAGCATCTTCCGGTGATGAAAGCAATGGATGCCATGAATAAAAAGTTCGGAAAAGATAAAGTACGTCTGGGAAGCATGAGCGGAAAAAACACATTCGGACGTGCGCAGCTTTCCCCGGAATACGAAACTTTCTTAAAAAATAACACCCTTCCTGAAGCGAATTTCAGATTTCATTAA
- a CDS encoding YdeI/OmpD-associated family protein, with product MKKDKNNTKDKNTMEKHHIKIDEYIEKSPDFAQPVLHYLREIIHEVCPEVEEAIKWSYPHFMYHGKILCAMASFKQYCSMGFWLHQEMKTLKDRQTTVEESSMFSLGKITQIKDLPSKAQLKKMIKEAMELTDMGVTLKKTAPSTTETEVPDYFQTALSKNKTALDVFEKKSPSFRKEYISWITDAKTEATRNKRMEQALEWISEGKARHWKYEKK from the coding sequence TTGAAAAAAGATAAAAACAATACTAAAGATAAAAACACTATGGAAAAACACCATATAAAAATTGATGAATACATAGAAAAATCTCCTGATTTTGCACAACCTGTTTTACATTATCTCAGGGAAATCATCCACGAAGTTTGTCCTGAAGTGGAAGAAGCCATCAAATGGAGCTATCCGCATTTTATGTATCATGGAAAAATCCTTTGTGCCATGGCTTCCTTCAAACAATATTGCAGCATGGGATTCTGGCTGCATCAGGAAATGAAAACATTAAAGGACCGGCAAACAACCGTTGAAGAAAGTTCTATGTTCAGCCTCGGCAAAATTACCCAGATAAAGGATCTTCCTTCCAAAGCCCAGCTGAAAAAAATGATTAAAGAAGCGATGGAACTTACGGACATGGGGGTTACGCTGAAAAAAACCGCACCTTCCACAACGGAAACCGAAGTCCCGGATTATTTCCAGACTGCTTTAAGTAAAAATAAAACAGCCCTGGACGTCTTTGAAAAAAAATCGCCGTCTTTCAGGAAAGAATACATCAGCTGGATCACGGATGCAAAAACGGAAGCTACCAGAAATAAAAGAATGGAACAAGCCCTGGAATGGATTTCTGAAGGCAAAGCCAGACACTGGAAGTACGAAAAAAAATAA
- a CDS encoding serine hydrolase domain-containing protein: MKVLKYVLGGAAVGVAAVYLLGYDYLFSGISKTYLKGKSSAYIDDGNLFPGNLIATEEPELWTEDAEYNHKELPQNMVENLKHSKTAAFVVIKNRKILHEQYWDGYNQLSHTNSFSMAKAVTVMLLGKALEEGIIGNIDEQLSDFYPEFKEKEFGNKVTLKHLAQMEAGLDWDEDYNNPFLPNAKAYYGKNLLKTVFSRRFKEEPGNRFEYQSGSTQLLGFALKKAFNQTLASYLSEKFWIPMGMEQNASWSTDHYGMEKTYCCIHSNARDYAKLGQLFLDDGKVGEKQILNTDFIEQMRTPTEKSKEIYGMGLWINYDNPIKHYYFLGLQGQYIIMVPEHKMVIVRTGSYSNNPKNDRGRPDQVKFLVNETVQLFQ; encoded by the coding sequence ATGAAGGTTTTAAAATATGTACTAGGCGGAGCAGCCGTAGGTGTAGCTGCTGTTTATCTTTTGGGATACGATTATTTATTCAGTGGAATTTCCAAAACCTATCTCAAAGGAAAATCCAGTGCGTATATTGATGATGGAAACCTGTTTCCGGGCAACCTCATCGCTACGGAAGAACCGGAGCTATGGACAGAAGATGCTGAATACAACCATAAGGAACTGCCGCAAAATATGGTTGAAAATTTAAAACATTCCAAAACCGCTGCTTTTGTAGTCATCAAAAACAGGAAAATCCTTCATGAACAGTACTGGGATGGTTATAATCAGCTTTCTCATACCAACTCCTTCTCCATGGCAAAGGCGGTTACGGTCATGCTTTTGGGTAAGGCTCTTGAGGAAGGAATTATCGGAAATATTGATGAACAGCTTTCCGATTTTTATCCTGAATTTAAAGAAAAAGAATTCGGGAATAAGGTTACGCTTAAACATTTAGCTCAAATGGAAGCGGGGCTTGACTGGGACGAGGATTACAACAACCCCTTTCTTCCGAACGCCAAAGCCTACTATGGCAAAAACCTGCTAAAAACGGTATTTTCAAGACGATTTAAGGAAGAACCCGGTAACCGCTTTGAATACCAGAGCGGATCTACCCAGCTTCTTGGTTTTGCTTTAAAAAAAGCATTTAATCAGACACTGGCAAGCTATTTATCCGAAAAATTCTGGATCCCGATGGGAATGGAACAGAATGCGTCATGGAGTACGGACCATTACGGAATGGAGAAAACATACTGCTGCATCCACTCCAATGCGAGGGATTATGCAAAGCTGGGCCAATTATTTCTGGATGACGGAAAGGTAGGCGAAAAACAAATTCTTAATACAGATTTTATAGAGCAAATGAGAACCCCTACGGAAAAATCCAAAGAGATCTACGGAATGGGCCTCTGGATCAATTATGACAATCCTATCAAACATTATTATTTCCTCGGACTTCAGGGGCAGTATATCATTATGGTTCCCGAGCACAAAATGGTGATTGTAAGAACCGGAAGCTACAGCAATAATCCTAAAAATGACAGGGGAAGACCTGACCAGGTAAAATTCCTTGTGAATGAAACCGTACAATTATTTCAATAA
- a CDS encoding glycine--tRNA ligase — protein sequence MAKQEDVFKKVISHAKEYGFIFPSSEIYDGLSAVYDYGQNGAELKNNIKQYWWKAMVQLNENIVGIDSAILMHPTTWKASGHVDAFNDPLIDNKDSKKRFRADVLVEDYCAKIEDKENKEIEKAAKRFGDSFDKAQFEATNPKILEYRAKREAILSRLAKSLENEDLADVKALIEELEIADPDTGSKNWTEVRQFNLMFGTKLGASADSAMDLYLRPETAQGIFVNFLNVQKTSRHKLPFGIAQIGKAFRNEIVARQFIFRMREFEQMEMQFFVAPGTELEFYENWKQKRLNWHLALGLGNENYRFHDHEKLAHYANAAADIEFNFPFGFKELEGIHSRTDFDLKAHEEFSGRKLQFFDPERNENYVPYVVETSVGLDRLFLSIFAHCLKDEVLEDGSERTVLSLPPALAPIKAAILPLMKKDGLAEYAEKIFNDLKYDFNLFYEEKDAIGKRYRRQDAIGTPYCITIDHDSLTDHTVTIRDRDTMKQERVPVSDLRRIIDEKTNFRNLLSKI from the coding sequence ATGGCAAAGCAAGAAGATGTTTTCAAGAAAGTGATTTCTCACGCGAAAGAATATGGTTTTATTTTCCCTTCCAGTGAGATCTATGACGGTTTATCCGCTGTTTATGATTATGGACAGAACGGTGCCGAACTCAAAAACAATATCAAACAATATTGGTGGAAAGCTATGGTACAGCTTAACGAAAATATTGTGGGAATTGATTCGGCGATCCTTATGCATCCTACCACATGGAAAGCATCAGGCCACGTAGACGCTTTCAACGATCCATTGATTGATAATAAAGATTCTAAAAAACGTTTCAGAGCAGACGTTTTGGTGGAAGATTACTGTGCTAAGATTGAAGATAAAGAGAACAAAGAAATTGAAAAGGCAGCCAAAAGATTCGGAGATTCTTTTGATAAGGCTCAGTTTGAGGCTACCAATCCTAAAATATTAGAATACAGGGCAAAAAGAGAAGCCATTCTTTCAAGATTAGCCAAATCTCTTGAAAATGAAGACCTTGCTGATGTAAAAGCTTTAATTGAAGAATTGGAAATTGCAGATCCTGATACCGGTTCTAAAAACTGGACGGAAGTAAGACAATTCAACCTGATGTTCGGAACAAAACTGGGTGCGTCTGCAGATTCTGCGATGGATCTTTATCTGAGACCTGAAACTGCCCAGGGGATCTTCGTTAACTTCCTGAATGTACAGAAAACATCGCGACATAAACTTCCTTTTGGAATCGCTCAGATCGGTAAAGCTTTCAGGAATGAGATTGTTGCGAGACAGTTTATCTTCAGAATGCGTGAATTCGAACAAATGGAAATGCAGTTTTTTGTGGCTCCGGGAACAGAACTGGAATTCTACGAAAACTGGAAGCAGAAACGTCTGAACTGGCACTTAGCCCTTGGTTTAGGAAATGAAAACTACAGATTCCATGATCATGAGAAGCTGGCTCACTATGCAAATGCTGCTGCGGACATTGAATTCAACTTCCCGTTCGGGTTTAAGGAGCTGGAAGGTATCCACTCCAGAACGGATTTCGATTTAAAAGCGCATGAAGAGTTCTCAGGAAGAAAACTTCAGTTCTTCGATCCTGAAAGAAATGAAAACTATGTTCCTTATGTGGTGGAAACTTCAGTAGGTTTAGACAGATTATTCCTTTCCATCTTTGCACATTGCTTAAAAGATGAAGTATTGGAAGACGGTTCGGAAAGAACGGTTTTATCCTTACCTCCGGCTTTAGCGCCAATTAAAGCAGCGATTCTTCCATTGATGAAGAAAGACGGTCTTGCCGAATATGCTGAAAAGATCTTCAATGACCTGAAATATGATTTCAATTTATTCTACGAAGAAAAAGATGCCATCGGGAAACGTTACAGAAGACAGGATGCTATCGGTACTCCTTACTGTATCACCATCGATCACGATTCACTGACAGATCATACGGTGACCATCAGAGACAGAGATACCATGAAGCAGGAAAGAGTTCCCGTTTCGGATTTAAGAAGAATCATCGACGAGAAAACAAACTTCAGAAATTTACTCTCTAAAATATAA
- a CDS encoding pseudouridine synthase, producing MLEILYRDEHLIAINKPSGLLVHKSFYSGEADTYAIQELKKQIGQKVYPVHRLDRKTSGVLLFTLDKETLRMMSEQFATREVEKKYIAILRGWVKEEETIDYDLVNENEVKQNAVTYYRRLQTSEIDLPFLKHQTSRYCLVEAIPETGRFHQLRKHFKHILHPILGCRKHGCNKQNKLWLQTFEISKMTLHAHQLIFNHPVSNERITVNATIDNEFKRVGDILNFDLNAYS from the coding sequence ATGTTAGAAATTCTGTATCGCGACGAACATCTTATTGCCATCAATAAACCCAGCGGGTTACTGGTTCACAAATCTTTTTATTCAGGAGAAGCAGATACCTATGCCATTCAGGAACTGAAAAAACAGATCGGGCAGAAAGTGTATCCGGTGCATCGGTTAGATAGGAAGACTTCCGGTGTTTTGCTGTTCACTTTAGATAAAGAAACTTTGAGAATGATGAGCGAGCAGTTTGCAACACGGGAGGTTGAAAAAAAATACATAGCGATTCTTCGTGGCTGGGTAAAAGAAGAAGAAACTATCGATTACGATTTGGTTAATGAAAATGAAGTGAAGCAAAATGCAGTCACTTATTACCGCCGTTTACAGACTTCGGAAATTGATTTACCATTTTTAAAACATCAGACTTCTAGATATTGCCTGGTAGAAGCCATTCCTGAAACGGGGAGATTTCATCAGTTAAGAAAACATTTTAAGCATATTTTACACCCGATTTTAGGCTGTCGGAAACATGGCTGCAATAAACAGAATAAACTGTGGCTTCAAACATTTGAAATCAGCAAAATGACGCTTCACGCCCATCAATTGATTTTTAATCATCCGGTTTCCAACGAAAGAATTACAGTAAATGCAACGATAGATAATGAATTTAAAAGAGTAGGTGATATTTTGAATTTTGATTTGAATGCATATTCTTAA
- a CDS encoding quinone-dependent dihydroorotate dehydrogenase — protein sequence MYKSIIRPILFKFDPEEVHYFTFSMLKNFGFLTRLFFPKPIEDKRLEREVFGLKFKNPVGLAAGFDKNAVLFNELGDLGFGFVEIGTVTPRAQAGNPKKRLFRLIEDGGIINRMGFNNDGLQAAIEKLKGNKGKIIIGGNIGKNTDTSPENYTQDYLDCFEGLHPHVDYFVLNVSCPNVGSHAKLEDVEYLRELITEVKKINQSKSVQKPVLLKIAPDLNNNQLDEIIELIAETRIDGIVVSNTSVNRKGLKTSPEVLEQIGNGGLSGKPIRERSTKMIKYLSDKSNRAFPIIGVGGIHSAKDALEKLDAGATLVQLYTGFIYEGPELISDINKELLKRAGRLPR from the coding sequence ATGTACAAAAGTATCATCAGACCCATTCTCTTCAAATTTGATCCCGAGGAAGTTCATTATTTTACATTTTCAATGCTTAAAAATTTTGGATTTCTTACCCGTTTATTTTTCCCAAAACCTATTGAAGACAAGCGTCTGGAAAGAGAAGTTTTCGGACTGAAATTTAAAAATCCGGTAGGCTTAGCCGCAGGTTTTGATAAAAATGCAGTTTTGTTTAATGAATTAGGTGATTTGGGTTTCGGATTTGTAGAAATCGGGACGGTAACGCCAAGGGCTCAGGCCGGGAACCCTAAGAAAAGACTGTTCCGCCTGATAGAAGATGGAGGAATAATCAATAGAATGGGCTTCAATAATGATGGCCTTCAGGCTGCCATTGAAAAATTGAAGGGAAACAAAGGAAAAATTATCATCGGTGGAAACATCGGAAAAAATACGGACACCAGCCCTGAAAATTATACCCAGGATTATCTGGATTGTTTTGAAGGACTTCATCCGCATGTAGATTATTTCGTACTGAATGTGAGCTGCCCGAACGTGGGAAGTCATGCAAAATTGGAAGATGTTGAGTACCTGAGAGAACTCATTACCGAAGTAAAGAAAATCAATCAGTCAAAATCCGTACAGAAGCCGGTATTGCTGAAGATAGCACCGGATTTGAATAACAATCAGCTTGATGAAATTATTGAATTAATAGCAGAAACCAGGATTGATGGAATCGTAGTTTCCAATACATCAGTAAACAGGAAAGGTCTGAAAACTTCACCGGAAGTGTTGGAACAGATAGGAAATGGCGGTCTAAGCGGAAAACCTATCCGCGAGAGAAGTACAAAAATGATTAAATATCTCTCCGATAAGAGCAACAGAGCATTCCCGATCATTGGAGTGGGTGGAATTCATTCTGCAAAAGATGCGCTTGAGAAGTTAGACGCGGGTGCAACTTTGGTCCAGCTCTACACAGGGTTTATTTATGAAGGTCCGGAACTGATCAGTGACATCAATAAAGAGCTTTTAAAACGGGCCGGAAGGCTTCCAAGATAA